Proteins from a single region of Aureibacter tunicatorum:
- a CDS encoding efflux RND transporter permease subunit — protein sequence MWTKFAHFVLKNRIALIGIIGIITVFMGYNARTVEMSYEYGGIVPKDDAEMVFFDQFKETFGEDGNILAIGLNNPKVYEYDDFKNLNYLSQEISRIEGVNDVLSLPKAVKIVKDTEKKKFDLVPIFKPFPDNQHQLDSLIQVAKEQKFYAGQIINEKTNATLLLISINKNYLDSNKRFQLMDDIQRAGDQFQEHTGIELHYAGLPYIRATLSTKMKAELQMFLVLSLAVTALILWVFFRSWDAVLVPIILIGIIVIWSTGTLGILGYKITMLTGLIPPIIVVIGIPNSIYLLNKYHQEISRHGNKIRALSLVIRKIGVVTLITNVTTAIGFLVLTTTNIGILKEFGIVAGINILATFFVSIIFIPAVFSYLPPPNGKRLNHLNSKFTQKMVNMLDITVHRHPIIIFTVSGIIAVVSIYGMSKMNAISYMVDDIPEDSKIMTDLRFFENNFGGVMPLQFVVDTGKPKGVMSLSTMKKVNKFEEALANEHIISQPVSIISFVKASSQAFYNGNPNYYKLPNSRDKNFILRYLSNQDEDQSGLLNSFVDSTGQKMRISCMVADVGSHKLGELLSDKVQPEIDSIFGNSKITVKPTGTTLLFVKGNDFLINNLKKSMALAFVLIAFIMAALFGRVRIIIISLIPNILPLLITAGIMGYFGISLKPSTALIFSITFGIAVDDSIHFLAKYRQELFANNFFVPLAISKSLKETGMSMIYTSIVLFFGFVIFSFSQFGGTKALGILTSITLMIAMFTNLILLPALLMVFDKGKRKKGDGLIEHYEDFYHEDEDEEIDLRRLGLS from the coding sequence ATGTGGACTAAATTTGCACATTTTGTACTAAAAAACAGAATAGCGCTCATTGGAATTATTGGAATTATAACAGTTTTTATGGGCTATAATGCCAGAACTGTTGAGATGAGCTACGAATATGGAGGTATCGTGCCTAAAGACGATGCCGAAATGGTTTTTTTTGACCAATTCAAAGAAACGTTTGGTGAGGACGGGAACATACTAGCCATCGGGCTTAATAATCCTAAAGTTTACGAATATGATGATTTTAAAAACCTGAACTACCTAAGTCAGGAAATCAGCAGAATAGAAGGAGTAAACGACGTGCTTTCACTGCCCAAGGCTGTGAAGATCGTAAAGGACACTGAAAAGAAAAAATTCGATTTGGTGCCTATCTTCAAGCCCTTCCCTGATAACCAGCATCAACTGGACAGCCTCATTCAAGTAGCTAAAGAGCAAAAATTCTACGCCGGGCAAATCATCAATGAAAAGACCAACGCTACTTTATTGCTGATCTCCATCAACAAAAACTATCTTGATTCCAACAAGAGATTTCAATTGATGGATGATATCCAAAGAGCCGGAGATCAATTCCAAGAGCATACAGGCATAGAGCTTCATTACGCTGGTTTGCCTTATATCAGAGCCACGTTATCAACAAAAATGAAGGCAGAGCTACAAATGTTCTTAGTGCTTTCGCTAGCCGTTACGGCCTTGATTCTATGGGTATTCTTCAGGTCATGGGACGCTGTGCTAGTCCCTATTATCTTGATTGGCATCATCGTTATCTGGAGCACGGGCACATTAGGCATATTGGGGTACAAAATCACCATGCTAACGGGCTTGATACCGCCTATTATTGTCGTCATAGGTATTCCAAACAGTATTTACCTGCTTAACAAATACCATCAGGAGATCTCCAGACATGGCAATAAAATTCGTGCTTTAAGCCTAGTCATCCGCAAAATCGGAGTCGTTACGCTGATTACAAATGTTACCACAGCCATAGGATTTTTGGTATTGACAACCACTAATATTGGCATACTTAAAGAATTTGGTATCGTTGCAGGAATCAATATTCTCGCTACATTTTTTGTTAGTATTATTTTTATTCCTGCGGTATTCAGCTACCTGCCGCCACCAAATGGCAAAAGGCTGAACCATCTTAATTCTAAATTCACTCAAAAGATGGTGAATATGCTGGATATAACTGTCCATCGCCATCCGATCATAATTTTCACAGTATCAGGAATCATCGCTGTAGTCTCAATTTACGGCATGAGCAAGATGAATGCTATCTCCTATATGGTTGACGATATTCCTGAAGATAGCAAGATCATGACTGACTTGAGATTTTTCGAAAACAACTTTGGCGGCGTGATGCCTTTGCAATTTGTAGTTGACACAGGCAAACCAAAAGGAGTAATGAGCTTGTCCACCATGAAAAAAGTGAATAAGTTTGAAGAAGCCTTAGCCAATGAGCATATTATCTCGCAACCGGTATCCATCATTTCATTCGTGAAAGCCTCCTCGCAAGCCTTTTACAATGGTAATCCAAACTATTACAAGCTTCCCAACAGCAGAGACAAAAACTTTATCTTAAGATACTTATCCAACCAAGACGAAGACCAAAGCGGATTATTAAATTCTTTTGTGGACTCCACAGGCCAAAAGATGCGTATTTCTTGCATGGTGGCGGATGTGGGTTCCCATAAGCTTGGCGAATTGCTTTCCGATAAAGTACAGCCTGAAATCGACTCTATATTTGGAAATTCAAAAATTACAGTCAAGCCTACTGGAACTACTTTGCTATTTGTAAAAGGAAATGACTTCTTGATCAACAACTTGAAAAAGAGCATGGCTTTAGCTTTTGTGTTGATTGCCTTTATCATGGCCGCTTTATTTGGCAGAGTAAGAATCATCATCATTTCATTGATCCCAAATATTCTTCCGCTGCTTATCACGGCAGGAATCATGGGATATTTTGGAATTTCGCTCAAGCCAAGCACTGCTCTTATCTTCAGTATTACCTTTGGCATCGCAGTAGATGACTCTATTCACTTTTTGGCAAAATACAGGCAAGAGCTTTTCGCCAATAATTTCTTTGTGCCTTTGGCAATATCAAAGTCTTTAAAAGAAACCGGAATGAGCATGATCTACACTTCCATTGTTCTATTCTTTGGATTTGTGATCTTTTCATTTTCCCAATTTGGAGGAACGAAAGCGCTAGGCATACTCACTTCCATTACTTTGATGATTGCTATGTTCACGAACCTTATTCTATTGCCTGCGCTATTAATGGTATTTGACAAAGGAAAGCGCAAAAAAGGAGACGGTCTAATCGAACATTACGAGGACTTTTATCATGAGGATGAAGATGAGGAAATTGATTTAAGAAGACTTGGACTGAGCT